The Gemmatimonadales bacterium genome has a window encoding:
- the eutM gene encoding ethanolamine utilization microcompartment protein EutM, translating into MPLEALGMIETKGLVGAIEAADAMVKAANVKLVGKEKVGGGYVTVMVRGDVGAVKAATDAGAAAAERVGELVSVHVIPRPHADIELILPKGV; encoded by the coding sequence ATGCCACTTGAAGCGCTCGGCATGATCGAAACCAAGGGCCTCGTCGGCGCGATCGAGGCCGCGGACGCCATGGTCAAGGCCGCGAACGTGAAGCTCGTCGGCAAGGAGAAGGTGGGCGGCGGTTACGTCACCGTCATGGTGCGCGGCGACGTGGGCGCGGTGAAGGCCGCCACGGACGCCGGTGCCGCGGCCGCCGAGCGCGTCGGCGAGCTGGTGTCGGTCCACGTCATCCCGCGGCCTCACGCGGACATCGAGCTCATCCTCCCGAAGGGCGTGTAG
- a CDS encoding BMC domain-containing protein yields MSSWTEQALGLIETRGLVGAIEAADAGVKAAPVKLLGTERTDPALITVLFSGDVASVKAAVDAGAAAASKVGQLVSVHVIPRPYPGLELMSDAAEEGSAGNPARGDVPLAEMKVVDLRHRARQMPDFPLKGRELSIANREELLAHFRALGHST; encoded by the coding sequence ATGTCGTCCTGGACCGAACAGGCCCTCGGCCTGATCGAGACCAGGGGGCTGGTGGGGGCGATCGAAGCGGCTGACGCGGGCGTGAAGGCGGCGCCGGTCAAGCTGCTGGGTACCGAGAGGACCGATCCCGCCCTTATCACCGTCCTTTTCTCCGGCGACGTCGCCTCCGTGAAAGCGGCGGTGGACGCCGGCGCGGCCGCTGCCAGCAAGGTGGGCCAGTTGGTGTCCGTGCACGTCATCCCGCGTCCGTATCCGGGCCTCGAGCTCATGTCCGACGCCGCCGAGGAGGGCAGCGCCGGCAATCCCGCGAGAGGCGATGTCCCGCTCGCTGAGATGAAGGTCGTGGATCTCCGCCATCGCGCCCGCCAGATGCCCGACTTCCCGCTCAAGGGGCGCGAGCTCTCCATCGCCAACCGCGAAGAGCTGCTCGCGCACTTCCGCGCCCTCGGCCACTCCACCTAG